In one Cystobacter fuscus DSM 2262 genomic region, the following are encoded:
- a CDS encoding protein-tyrosine phosphatase 2, which produces MGGAALRALAANTPGPLVVVDLREESHGFLGDLPVSWYAPRNVGNRGRTREATLAEELRLLDSLRRHESLAFDGQGKDRGPPEPVRPIAAFGTVCTEESICTEAGAGYARLLVTDHHGPDAGELDRFVAFLERLPDGAWVHYHCRGGRGRTSTFLLLHDLLRNAHRLPFSVIAHRQRVLSDGYDLLAHGEPADWKTPLRRARAEIVPAFAEFARERAVGGSQRFTEWLGARQEMR; this is translated from the coding sequence ATGGGAGGCGCCGCGCTGCGAGCGCTCGCCGCCAACACCCCTGGCCCACTCGTCGTCGTGGACCTCCGCGAGGAGTCACACGGGTTCCTCGGCGACCTGCCCGTGTCGTGGTACGCGCCACGCAATGTCGGCAATCGAGGCCGCACGCGGGAGGCCACGCTGGCCGAGGAACTGCGCCTGCTGGACTCGCTGCGGCGCCACGAATCACTCGCCTTCGACGGCCAGGGCAAGGATCGCGGCCCGCCCGAGCCGGTGCGTCCCATCGCCGCGTTCGGCACCGTGTGCACCGAGGAGTCCATCTGCACCGAGGCCGGCGCCGGCTATGCCCGGCTGCTCGTCACGGACCACCACGGCCCGGATGCCGGAGAGCTCGATCGCTTCGTCGCGTTTCTCGAGCGCCTGCCCGACGGCGCCTGGGTTCATTATCACTGCCGCGGCGGGCGCGGACGCACCTCGACCTTCCTGCTGCTCCACGATCTGCTGCGCAACGCGCACCGCCTGCCCTTTTCCGTGATCGCCCACCGGCAGCGTGTGCTGTCCGACGGCTATGACCTCCTGGCCCATGGCGAGCCGGCCGATTGGAAGACACCGCTGCGGCGGGCACGAGCCGAGATCGTGCCCGCCTTCGCCGAATTCGCCCGGGAGCGCGCCGTCGGCGGAAGCCAGCGATTCACCGAGTGGCTGGGGGCGCGGCAGGAGATGCGTTAA
- a CDS encoding XdhC family protein: protein MRELSEVLTAYRAARASGEPLLLATLVRVEGSTYRRPGARMLMTGERQLAGGISGGCLESDVLRKALWRTEQGEAVVIQYDSRADDEFAFTMGLGCNGLVELLLERLEGSRPHVLDFLERSQAERVTAAIATVVVSGTGRERVGARVMRDALGRTDSSVQDEALRALLMEDLAQALASGHSGYQRRETDTCVVEVAIEVVAPPVPLVLFGTGFDVHPVVELAKNIGWHVTVVGTRPSGNLKTRFPRADAWVGARAGMTLDALNLDARTLAVLMTHNFTEDEELLSRLLPSPVRYIGVLGPRRRLERLLTTLEGQGIRPTPAQLARLYGPVGLDIGAEGADEIALSIVSELQSFVAGREGGALRQRTVPIHPDPEPFVARPLPRAAENIVQATCALES, encoded by the coding sequence ATGCGAGAGTTGAGCGAGGTCCTCACCGCGTACAGGGCGGCCCGGGCGAGCGGAGAGCCGCTGCTGCTCGCCACGCTCGTGCGGGTGGAGGGCTCGACGTACCGGCGGCCCGGTGCGCGGATGTTGATGACGGGCGAGCGTCAGCTCGCGGGCGGCATCAGCGGTGGGTGCCTGGAGTCCGACGTGCTGCGCAAGGCGCTCTGGCGCACCGAGCAGGGCGAGGCGGTCGTCATCCAGTACGACTCGCGCGCGGATGACGAGTTCGCCTTCACCATGGGTCTGGGCTGCAACGGGCTCGTCGAGCTGCTCCTGGAGCGGTTGGAGGGCTCCCGGCCCCACGTGTTGGACTTCCTGGAGCGCAGCCAGGCCGAGCGGGTGACGGCGGCGATCGCCACCGTGGTCGTCTCGGGCACGGGGCGCGAGCGGGTGGGGGCGCGGGTGATGCGTGACGCGCTCGGGCGTACGGACTCGAGCGTCCAGGACGAGGCCCTGCGCGCGCTGTTGATGGAGGACCTGGCGCAGGCGCTCGCGAGCGGCCACTCGGGTTACCAGCGCCGGGAGACGGACACGTGCGTGGTGGAGGTGGCCATCGAGGTGGTGGCTCCGCCGGTGCCGCTGGTGCTCTTCGGCACGGGCTTCGACGTGCACCCGGTGGTGGAGCTGGCCAAGAACATTGGCTGGCACGTGACGGTGGTGGGTACGCGGCCCTCGGGCAACCTGAAGACGCGCTTTCCCCGGGCGGACGCGTGGGTGGGCGCCCGCGCCGGCATGACGCTGGACGCGCTGAACCTGGACGCGCGCACGCTCGCGGTGCTCATGACGCACAACTTCACCGAGGACGAGGAGCTGCTCTCGCGGCTGCTGCCCTCGCCCGTGCGCTACATCGGCGTGCTGGGTCCCCGGCGCCGCCTCGAGCGGCTGCTCACGACGCTGGAGGGGCAGGGCATACGGCCGACGCCCGCGCAGCTCGCGCGGCTGTACGGGCCGGTGGGGTTGGACATCGGGGCGGAGGGGGCGGACGAGATCGCCCTGTCGATCGTCTCGGAGCTGCAGTCCTTCGTCGCCGGACGCGAGGGCGGGGCGTTGCGCCAGCGCACGGTGCCCATCCATCCGGACCCGGAGCCCTTCGTCGCGCGGCCCCTGCCTCGCGCCGCGGAGAACATCGTCCAGGCCACGTGCGCCCTGGAGTCCTGA
- a CDS encoding SDR family oxidoreductase, translating to MNTLQGWTALVTGATSGIGEACALSLSQEGARLILVGRREERLHSLAARLPTPSHCLVLDVGSREEVDSSLASLPPEFADVDVLVNNAGLALGQSPAHEASMDDWEAMIDTNCKGLVYVTRALLPGMVRRNRGHVVNLGSVAATYPYPGGNVYGATKAFVHQFSQNLKADLAGTRVRVTDVQPGMVETEFSLVRFKGDAERAGKVYEGMEPLTAADIADVVLWCVTRPPRVNINVIEVMPADQGFGPFNVKRR from the coding sequence ATGAACACGCTTCAAGGATGGACAGCCCTGGTGACCGGGGCCACTTCGGGCATTGGTGAAGCCTGCGCCCTCTCGCTCTCCCAGGAAGGCGCGCGGCTCATCCTAGTGGGACGCCGCGAGGAGCGGTTGCATTCCCTCGCCGCACGCCTCCCTACCCCATCCCACTGTCTCGTATTGGACGTCGGTTCGCGCGAAGAGGTCGACTCCTCGCTCGCCTCCCTGCCGCCGGAGTTCGCCGACGTGGACGTGCTCGTCAACAACGCGGGGCTGGCGCTGGGGCAGTCGCCCGCGCACGAGGCGTCCATGGATGACTGGGAGGCGATGATCGACACCAACTGCAAGGGGCTGGTGTACGTGACGCGCGCGCTCCTGCCGGGCATGGTGCGGCGCAACCGGGGGCACGTGGTGAACCTGGGCTCGGTGGCGGCCACCTACCCCTACCCGGGCGGCAACGTGTACGGGGCCACCAAGGCGTTCGTGCACCAGTTCTCCCAGAACCTGAAGGCGGACCTGGCGGGCACACGCGTGCGGGTGACGGACGTGCAGCCCGGCATGGTGGAGACGGAGTTCTCGCTGGTGCGCTTCAAGGGCGACGCCGAGCGCGCGGGCAAGGTGTACGAGGGCATGGAGCCGCTCACCGCCGCGGACATCGCCGACGTGGTGCTGTGGTGCGTCACCCGCCCCCCGCGCGTGAACATCAACGTCATCGAGGTCATGCCCGCCGACCAGGGCTTCGGCCCCTTCAACGTGAAGCGGCGCTGA
- a CDS encoding serine/threonine protein kinase, whose amino-acid sequence MFGFIPSRHRRVPPGTGQLLFREEGVEYEQIKCVGTGPYGELIFLAWRHAAHHGSTPVVVKSLGGLQPWKPRRRLEAEARLLSGLVHPGIARVLGCHSRGTQHFTVSEFIEGHSLTKLLGYAAMRGRPLSEEFALYVCAQVAGALHAAHSMRGGDFPPWGLVHRNVCPDNIRVDRGGQPKLTHFDLAGCPLPGRETLTGLTDPLGDPDYAAPERLCPRLVRARPDARLDLFSLGLVLLELLTHKHLYYVATVDQRVARLLLLLRLAVHPMSREEARSVDQLAIRAELFRPSDVEYAARDVSEPVKAVVHTLLRQEPGDRYVTAAEVQAELLRCLKGRTLWYGAWRAAREVRQLEREVAHLPHEAQTVGSYSARGGDSARSTTTR is encoded by the coding sequence ATGTTCGGTTTCATCCCGTCCCGGCACCGGCGCGTCCCGCCCGGCACGGGGCAGCTGCTCTTCCGCGAGGAAGGCGTCGAGTACGAGCAGATCAAGTGTGTGGGCACGGGTCCCTACGGAGAGCTCATCTTCCTGGCCTGGCGGCACGCCGCGCACCACGGCTCCACCCCGGTGGTGGTGAAGAGCCTGGGGGGGTTGCAGCCCTGGAAGCCGCGCCGGCGCCTGGAGGCGGAAGCGCGGTTGCTGTCGGGGCTCGTGCATCCGGGGATCGCCCGCGTCCTCGGTTGCCACTCGCGTGGGACCCAGCACTTCACGGTGTCGGAGTTCATCGAGGGCCACTCCCTGACCAAGCTGCTCGGCTACGCGGCGATGCGGGGCAGGCCCCTGAGCGAGGAGTTCGCCCTGTATGTCTGCGCCCAGGTGGCCGGGGCCCTCCATGCCGCGCATTCCATGCGGGGTGGGGACTTCCCGCCCTGGGGCCTGGTTCATCGCAACGTGTGCCCGGACAACATCCGGGTGGACCGCGGCGGCCAGCCCAAGCTCACCCACTTCGACCTCGCCGGGTGTCCCCTGCCGGGACGCGAGACGCTCACGGGGCTGACGGATCCGCTCGGAGACCCCGACTATGCCGCGCCCGAGCGGCTGTGCCCGCGGCTGGTGCGCGCGAGGCCGGATGCACGGCTGGACCTGTTCTCCCTGGGGCTCGTGCTGCTGGAACTGCTCACCCACAAGCACCTCTACTACGTGGCGACCGTGGACCAGCGCGTGGCGCGGCTCCTCCTGCTGCTCCGGCTCGCCGTCCACCCCATGTCGCGAGAAGAGGCCCGGTCGGTGGATCAGCTGGCGATCCGGGCCGAGCTCTTCCGTCCCAGTGACGTGGAGTACGCCGCGCGGGACGTCTCGGAGCCGGTGAAGGCGGTTGTCCACACGTTGCTGCGCCAGGAGCCCGGGGATCGCTACGTGACGGCCGCTGAAGTGCAGGCGGAGCTGCTGCGCTGCCTGAAGGGCCGGACCCTCTGGTACGGCGCCTGGCGGGCCGCGCGGGAGGTCCGGCAACTGGAGCGCGAGGTGGCCCACCTGCCGCACGAGGCCCAGA
- a CDS encoding GFA family protein produces the protein MTTASSPSTGVRTYRGSCQCGAVRFEADFNPSAGTTRCNCTICTKTAWWGMNVKPESFRLVAGQEVLRDFSRHEAIHAHFCGVCGIRVFGHGNIPELGGAFYGVNLNCLDGAELSGAPVRYLDGLHDTWAELAVAPYVSPFSPAAHARA, from the coding sequence ATGACGACCGCTTCCTCCCCTTCCACCGGTGTCCGGACATACCGGGGCAGCTGCCAGTGTGGCGCCGTGCGCTTCGAGGCCGACTTCAATCCGAGCGCCGGAACGACCCGGTGCAATTGCACCATCTGCACCAAGACGGCCTGGTGGGGCATGAACGTGAAGCCGGAGTCCTTCCGCCTCGTGGCCGGCCAGGAGGTGCTGCGTGACTTCTCGCGCCATGAGGCCATCCATGCCCACTTCTGCGGGGTGTGCGGCATCCGCGTCTTCGGGCACGGGAACATCCCGGAGCTGGGCGGCGCGTTCTACGGGGTGAACCTCAACTGCCTGGATGGCGCGGAGCTCTCAGGCGCCCCGGTGCGCTACCTCGATGGGCTCCACGACACCTGGGCGGAACTCGCCGTGGCGCCCTACGTGAGCCCGTTCTCTCCCGCGGCGCACGCCCGCGCGTAG
- a CDS encoding DUF4032 domain-containing protein, whose protein sequence is MGSRVNMGVMTPARALNAIHLRQGHPDFLDLPWHLPLEAWNREVCPRLVEVPRGLSRHTVVFVSYGAEIYALKELPMPIGQREYDVLRGLEDRRLPSVTPVGHARVRAPDQPGNEVAILFTQYLSSSLPYRVLFMNKGLERYRERLLDAMASLLVRLHLGGFFWGDCSLSNVLFRRDAGELQAYAVDAETSELHAKLSDGQRELDLMIMEENVTGGLADLAAMEEVELPAVLDVYETAPSIRQRYERLWTEINKEIPISRSESYRIHERIRALNDLGFSVGEVDLVASGDGSQLRMRTIVTDREYHRHQLHNLTGLVAEERQAAMLLNEVRELKATLTRELNRSVPLSVAAFRWLDERFRPTINKFQKDLGAAADEAELYCQVLEHKWFLSEKAKRDVGLDAAIKAYVALRREQPAPALLRSESAPLAALVESTRRLPSA, encoded by the coding sequence GTGGGTTCTCGCGTTAACATGGGCGTCATGACGCCCGCTCGTGCTCTCAACGCGATCCACCTGCGCCAGGGCCATCCGGACTTCCTGGATCTGCCCTGGCACCTACCGCTGGAGGCCTGGAACCGCGAGGTGTGTCCGCGCCTGGTCGAGGTGCCGCGCGGTCTGTCGCGGCACACGGTCGTCTTCGTGAGCTACGGGGCGGAGATCTACGCGCTCAAGGAGCTGCCCATGCCCATCGGCCAGCGCGAGTACGACGTGCTGCGCGGCCTGGAGGATCGGCGGCTGCCCTCGGTCACCCCCGTGGGGCACGCGCGCGTGCGCGCCCCGGATCAGCCCGGCAACGAGGTGGCCATCCTCTTCACCCAGTACCTGAGCTCGTCGCTGCCCTACCGCGTGCTCTTCATGAACAAGGGCCTGGAGCGCTACCGCGAGCGGCTCCTCGACGCCATGGCCAGCCTGCTCGTGCGCCTGCACCTGGGTGGCTTCTTCTGGGGCGACTGCTCCCTGTCCAACGTGCTCTTCCGCCGCGACGCGGGCGAGCTGCAGGCGTACGCGGTGGACGCCGAGACGTCCGAGCTGCACGCGAAGCTGTCCGACGGCCAGCGCGAGCTGGACCTGATGATCATGGAGGAGAACGTCACCGGGGGCCTGGCGGACCTGGCGGCCATGGAGGAGGTGGAGCTGCCCGCGGTGCTCGACGTGTACGAGACGGCCCCGAGCATCCGCCAGCGCTACGAGCGGCTGTGGACGGAGATCAACAAGGAGATCCCCATCTCGCGCAGCGAGAGCTACCGCATCCACGAGCGCATCCGGGCGCTCAATGACCTGGGCTTCTCGGTGGGCGAGGTGGACCTGGTGGCCAGCGGCGACGGCAGCCAGCTGCGCATGCGCACCATCGTCACGGACCGCGAGTACCATCGCCACCAGCTGCACAACCTCACGGGCCTGGTGGCCGAGGAGCGCCAGGCGGCGATGCTGCTCAACGAGGTGCGCGAGCTGAAGGCCACGCTCACGCGCGAGCTCAACCGGAGCGTGCCCCTGAGCGTGGCGGCGTTCCGCTGGCTCGACGAGCGCTTCCGGCCCACCATCAACAAGTTCCAGAAGGACCTGGGCGCGGCGGCGGACGAGGCCGAGCTGTACTGCCAGGTGCTCGAGCACAAGTGGTTCCTGTCGGAGAAGGCCAAGCGGGACGTGGGCCTGGACGCCGCCATCAAGGCGTACGTGGCGCTGCGCCGTGAGCAGCCCGCCCCCGCGCTCCTGCGCTCGGAGAGCGCCCCCCTGGCGGCCCTCGTGGAGTCCACCCGGCGGCTTCCGTCCGCGTAG
- a CDS encoding helix-turn-helix transcriptional regulator, whose protein sequence is MVQTSARLLKVLSLLQSRRFWAGGALASELGVTERSVRRDVERLRTLGYPVHATAGVGGGYQLGAGKELPPLPLEDDEAVAVAVGLRAAAAGPVTGLEDAAVRALGKLEQVLPKRLRRRVNALQAVSVRLGDAGPTVDAEALAVIANACRDGESLRFDYAGREGAVSARCVEPYRLVHTRSRWYLLAYDLEREGWRTFRVDRIGPGPRTGRAFKPRPLPSEDVAAYVSQAVSTEVYRFRARVTVHASARTVSERLSGVAARVEEREGERCLVHTGADSLEALAFHLGFMGFDFEVHEPPELIEHLRRMSERLARAARGTPG, encoded by the coding sequence ATGGTCCAGACCTCCGCCCGGCTGCTCAAGGTGCTGTCACTGTTGCAGTCCCGGCGCTTCTGGGCGGGCGGAGCGCTGGCGAGCGAGCTGGGCGTCACCGAGCGCAGCGTGCGCCGGGACGTGGAGCGGTTGCGGACGCTGGGCTACCCGGTGCACGCGACGGCGGGCGTGGGCGGTGGCTACCAGCTCGGTGCCGGGAAGGAATTGCCTCCACTGCCGCTCGAGGACGACGAGGCCGTGGCCGTGGCGGTGGGCCTGCGTGCCGCGGCGGCCGGTCCGGTGACGGGCCTGGAGGATGCGGCGGTGCGGGCGCTCGGGAAGCTGGAGCAGGTGCTGCCCAAGCGGCTGCGGCGCCGGGTGAATGCCCTGCAAGCCGTGAGCGTGCGGCTCGGGGACGCGGGGCCCACGGTGGATGCCGAGGCCCTGGCGGTGATCGCGAACGCCTGCCGGGATGGGGAGTCGCTGCGCTTCGACTACGCGGGCCGCGAGGGCGCGGTGAGCGCGCGGTGCGTGGAGCCCTACCGCCTCGTGCACACCCGCTCCCGCTGGTACCTGCTGGCGTACGACCTCGAGCGGGAGGGGTGGCGCACGTTCCGCGTGGACCGCATCGGCCCGGGCCCGAGGACGGGACGCGCCTTCAAACCCCGGCCCCTGCCGTCCGAGGACGTGGCCGCCTACGTGTCGCAAGCCGTCTCGACGGAGGTCTACCGCTTCCGCGCGCGGGTGACGGTGCATGCCTCGGCGCGGACGGTCTCCGAGCGCCTGTCCGGCGTCGCCGCCCGCGTGGAGGAACGGGAGGGGGAGCGGTGCCTCGTGCACACGGGCGCGGACAGCCTCGAGGCGCTCGCGTTCCACCTGGGTTTCATGGGTTTCGACTTCGAGGTGCACGAGCCACCGGAGCTCATCGAGCACCTGCGCCGCATGTCCGAGCGCCTCGCCCGGGCCGCTCGGGGAACACCGGGATGA
- a CDS encoding glycoside hydrolase family 5 protein — MKNSPLLLMLAVLHLSGTAALARTGMAGAESGHRESPEGAGLAAAQCSPRVPLSTRGRYIVDRCGERFKLKSFNWFGASDQLEVVGGLDKQKLSDLVTGMKALGFNSVRLPFSNNMLHPDDNKPAAQRCLEKHGVTCIDTTKNPELLNKTALEVYDAVVAELTRQGLVVILNNHTTKSMWCCGWDGNGFWDSSQALQRWQDDWVMLATRYQGNKWVAGADLRNEVRPDGLDSPNWGMRNQHDWHMAAQTMGNLLLRTNPDLLIVVEAVNWWGLLDGARPQLKPMRQRPVALLRGDKLVYAVHNYGYTGPNQSGGSLGSGPKYSDMDKATLHGTLDQEWGFVLEANQAYTAPVWMSEFGVGYNEQAANSRAWFNHLADYLIDKDVDWAYWAINAAKIQNSVQGEEETYGLWSYPDWNGVRGGDWRLGTGPLGRLLGADGRTGAVDATRFLAMAVLVKDGDSTYYVDNNSLDFDWHSGKAKLSCPRGYRLVGVSENFSILCTNAGAVPAQQGTGSYHTVTQEVSPLRYPGDWASQSIKFECPTGSYAVGISTANPFTIELAGLLCEQNTGGIPLNNRSAKDFWGGDQRASNSGGDWSAGKHKGQCADNQYIIGVAHRRSWLTDYASVVLCSN, encoded by the coding sequence ATGAAGAACAGTCCTCTGCTGTTGATGTTGGCGGTACTCCACCTGTCCGGCACAGCCGCCCTGGCCCGGACCGGAATGGCCGGCGCCGAGTCAGGCCACCGCGAAAGCCCCGAGGGTGCCGGGCTGGCCGCGGCGCAGTGCAGCCCGCGCGTTCCGCTGAGCACCCGGGGCCGGTACATCGTCGACCGCTGCGGAGAGCGCTTCAAGCTGAAGTCCTTCAACTGGTTCGGCGCGAGTGATCAGCTCGAGGTGGTGGGAGGCCTGGACAAGCAGAAGCTGTCGGACCTCGTCACGGGAATGAAGGCGCTGGGCTTCAACTCCGTCCGGCTGCCGTTCTCCAACAACATGCTGCACCCGGATGACAACAAGCCCGCGGCGCAGCGGTGTCTGGAGAAGCACGGCGTCACGTGTATCGACACCACGAAGAACCCGGAGCTGCTGAACAAGACGGCGCTCGAGGTCTACGACGCCGTCGTGGCGGAGCTGACGCGGCAGGGACTGGTGGTCATCCTGAACAACCACACGACGAAGTCCATGTGGTGCTGCGGCTGGGATGGCAATGGCTTCTGGGACAGCAGCCAGGCCCTGCAGCGGTGGCAGGACGACTGGGTGATGCTGGCGACGCGCTACCAGGGCAACAAGTGGGTGGCCGGGGCCGACCTGCGCAACGAGGTGCGTCCGGACGGACTGGACAGCCCCAACTGGGGGATGCGCAACCAGCATGACTGGCACATGGCGGCCCAGACGATGGGCAACCTGCTGCTGCGCACGAACCCGGACCTGCTCATCGTCGTCGAGGCGGTCAACTGGTGGGGACTCCTGGACGGAGCGCGCCCGCAGCTCAAGCCCATGAGGCAGCGGCCCGTCGCCCTGTTGCGCGGAGACAAGCTCGTCTACGCCGTGCACAACTATGGCTACACCGGGCCCAATCAGTCGGGAGGCTCGCTGGGCAGCGGCCCGAAGTACAGCGACATGGACAAGGCAACACTCCACGGCACGTTGGATCAGGAGTGGGGCTTCGTGCTCGAGGCGAATCAGGCGTACACCGCGCCGGTCTGGATGAGCGAGTTCGGCGTCGGCTACAACGAGCAGGCGGCCAACTCCCGGGCGTGGTTCAACCACCTCGCGGACTACCTGATCGACAAGGACGTCGACTGGGCCTACTGGGCCATCAACGCGGCGAAGATCCAGAACTCGGTGCAGGGGGAGGAAGAGACCTACGGCCTGTGGAGCTATCCGGACTGGAATGGCGTGCGCGGCGGTGACTGGCGGCTCGGGACGGGCCCCTTGGGCCGACTGCTCGGGGCGGACGGGCGGACAGGCGCCGTGGATGCGACGCGCTTCCTGGCGATGGCCGTCCTCGTGAAGGACGGCGACTCCACCTACTACGTGGACAACAACTCGCTGGATTTCGACTGGCACTCGGGCAAGGCGAAGCTCAGCTGTCCGCGGGGCTACCGCCTGGTGGGGGTGAGCGAGAACTTCTCCATCCTCTGCACCAACGCGGGAGCCGTTCCCGCGCAGCAGGGCACGGGGAGCTACCACACGGTCACCCAGGAGGTCTCACCGCTGCGCTACCCGGGTGACTGGGCCAGCCAGAGCATCAAGTTCGAGTGCCCCACGGGCTCCTACGCGGTGGGCATCTCCACGGCGAACCCGTTCACGATCGAGCTGGCGGGCCTGCTCTGCGAGCAGAACACCGGTGGAATCCCTCTCAACAACAGATCGGCGAAGGACTTCTGGGGAGGAGACCAGCGCGCATCGAACTCGGGAGGCGACTGGAGCGCGGGCAAGCACAAGGGGCAGTGCGCCGACAACCAATACATCATCGGGGTGGCGCATCGCCGGAGCTGGCTCACGGACTACGCGTCGGTGGTGCTCTGCTCCAACTGA
- a CDS encoding nucleotidyltransferase family protein produces MEAVTVVVLAAGASSRLGRPKQLVEWRGETLVHRAARLAVESGLGPVRVVTGARAEEVSRAVTSLPVTCVHNPRAEEGIASSIRQGLEGVDTAVLVLTCDQPLLTAEHLRALAHTWRDTGAPIVASAYEGVVGVPALFSPALLPELLALEGDQGARAVFRGRRVEPVTLEGGGLDVDTEADVERLQERLQERLQRGGEPG; encoded by the coding sequence ATGGAAGCGGTGACGGTGGTGGTGCTCGCGGCGGGGGCCTCCTCGCGGCTCGGCCGGCCCAAGCAGCTCGTCGAGTGGCGGGGGGAGACGCTCGTGCACCGGGCGGCGAGGCTCGCGGTGGAGTCGGGGCTGGGCCCGGTGCGGGTGGTGACGGGGGCGCGCGCGGAGGAGGTCTCCCGGGCCGTGACCTCCCTGCCCGTCACCTGCGTCCACAACCCGCGCGCCGAGGAGGGAATCGCCAGCTCCATCCGCCAGGGGCTCGAGGGCGTCGACACGGCGGTGCTGGTGCTCACGTGCGATCAGCCGTTGCTCACGGCCGAGCACCTGCGCGCCCTGGCCCACACCTGGCGCGACACGGGGGCGCCCATCGTCGCGTCGGCCTACGAGGGCGTCGTGGGGGTGCCCGCCCTGTTCTCCCCGGCCCTGCTCCCGGAGCTGCTCGCGCTCGAGGGGGACCAGGGGGCGCGCGCCGTGTTCCGGGGACGCCGGGTGGAGCCGGTGACGCTCGAGGGCGGAGGCCTGGACGTGGACACCGAGGCGGACGTGGAGCGGCTCCAGGAGCGGCTCCAGGAGCGACTCCAGCGGGGCGGCGAGCCCGGTTGA